From the genome of Electrophorus electricus isolate fEleEle1 chromosome 14, fEleEle1.pri, whole genome shotgun sequence:
ctgagggaggtgcggacaaacagaaacaaaatgtgaaacataagtacaacataaacacaagtcTACGTGTGCCACCGTATGCTGGTAGCTGTAGGGGGTGGGGGCACCATGACaatcaaaacatgttttgtcATAAAAGAGATATTGAAGTATTGTTCTTTCACAGacactttttctttcacttATTGCTAAAAGTCTGCACAACCAGGCCAATGAGAGCTACATGGGCAATCTGATTCGCCGGCTACAGATGTATTCACGTAACCTTGAGCACCTGGTGGAAGAGCGCACTGCCCTGTACaaggcagaaagagacagagcagacaaTCTCAACTTCATGCTTCTTCCTGGGTTAGTCTCAACATAACACGGTTCCACAGATCCTGCTCGATACATTCAGTTTGGGAAATCGTAATTCTCCCCTGCCGCTGTTAGTAGTACTAGTACTACTTAGTACATTGGAGATACATTCTTTATTCTGTATCTGCCCATGTATCTCAGGCCAGTGGTGCGGTCTTTGAAGGAGACGGGCAGGGTGGAGCCTGAGTTCTTTGAAGAGGTCACCATCTACTTCAGTGACATCGTAGGTTTCACCACTCTTTGCCACTACAGCACGCCCATGGAGGTGGTGGACATGCTCAACGACATCTACAAGCACTTCGACAGCATCCTCGACCACCATGATGTCTACAAGGTTCCTGTGCACCACAGTGATTGCACAGTGTCTGGGCAGAATTGGTTTTTGAGTTTTGAACATACTATGACCTCATGTCTTTGTCTTCATCCATCTTAGGTAGAGACCATTGGTGATGCCTACATGGTTGCCTCGGGGTTGCCACGGCGGAACGGCAACAGACATGCAATGGACATTTGTCACATGGCACTGGACATCCTGGGTTTCATGAGAACATTTGAGTTGCGACACCTACCGGGTCTGCCTGTATGGATCCGTATAGGCGTACACTCAGGTACTGTCCAGACACCCCGCCCACCCATGGCCTTCTATTCATGGCCACTTACATACAACATGCCTCTTAGTAATACTAATGGCTCCTGTGTTACATATTAAAGATGAATGTTTTGACATATGTTACTacattcatttgtatgttgATCATGCAGTTTGCTGCTCTGACATATGAAGTGAGTTTCTGTCCATAAAttcttctgtgtgtctgcaaaGGCCCTTGTGCTGCAGGTGTGGTAGGAGTTAAGATGCCCAGATACTGTCTCTTTGGAGATACAGTGAACACAGCTTCTCGCATGGAGTCCACAGGATTACGTAAGCATCAAGCACACCATTACTAATGCAGTTGCTGTTACctgtattgtatttgttttccttAAGCTTCCAGAATGGTTTATTTTCATCAGTTCCACGAAGGACTGTTTGACAGATTTACTAAGATTTAATGACTGCCTTCCATATCCATATTTGACCCAGCCTTGAGAATCCATGTGAGTCAGTCGACTATCGACATTCTCAAACGTACTGACTGCAAGTTTGAATATGAGAAGCGAGGAGAGACATATTTAAAGGtctgtaatgtttttttaaaagtaatttatgGCTATCCGCAGATAAAGACATAAATGAATACAACTCCAGGAAACCCATTTCCTCTGTTAACACTAAGAGGTGACCATCGCTCTGATTACATTTGTGCACCTATTGGTGATCTTTAGGGTAAAGGCAAAGAGACAACATACTGGTTAACAGGAGTCACGTGGCAAGCCTACAACCTGCCTACACCCCCTGCAGTGTGAGTGGGCCACCTTTTCTcctttattcattattcatacatattgaatatatatgtgtatgtgggtttcAACTGGCCTGCAGTCAAGCTGGCTAGACATTGTAtgttaaactgaaatatattctatataattACTTACTGTTTAGCATTGCAAAAACAGACCAGACAATGAACTGGTGAGTTTCAAAGAggttgtaaacacacacactctctatatGTTTAGAATGTAATTTGCTGATTAGACACACTGCATATTTTGTAGTGCTCCGGAGATTTACTGGTCCATGCATAGTGTGTTCTGCAGTTGCCCACAACAAACAGCATATGGTCAGGAGATATGTGCAGTTCTCTGTTCTGTCGATTTCTCTCCTCTACGTTTagagtgctttaaaaaaaaaagggcaggCTGGTAATCTTATGATGTTGGACTGAAAAGGCAACAGGTTGAATTTATGTGTTTTCCCACTGGCTATGGTAGAGAAAACCTACAGCGTCTGCAGCAGGACCAGGCCCAGATGATAAAGAGCTGTCTAGAGCAGCGGTCTCCAAACCTGGGCAAGAGGAAAACGCTTTCAACACGCCAGAGGAAGTTGCGAGCAAACTCTGAGCTGTTAGGACCAGAGCAGCCTGAATACCTACACCTGGCTACTGTAGACAACCTTAACACATACCTGTAACATTCTTTAAGCCCTCACAAACAGTTGCTGATGCAGTGAAACAACTTGCTACAGATTTCCTACAGAATATTGTACAtgctatatttaaatattctgttaGGTTATACTTTAAAGTAGTATTGTTTGTTGGAGTAGTAATCGTTTGATGTTTTCCTTTGGCTAGGCTATTTTCCTTAGCAGCCAAAAACCTGGCCAAACTGTACATTGTGAGAATgttcatttttgacatttactgtattttgtattttttaatggcTGTTGTGTATGTTTTAGCTGTAGAAGCCAATGTGAAAGACAGGTAGAGGTATCTACAGTATACTAGTAAATGCTAGGTTTTCATGTGTCTATGCCACATAATTGGAAAAGCAAGTTAGGTTAACatacaaattaatatttttgaaaaaggaaCAAAATTTATTCGAATATTATGACATCTGctactcacacattgttttgtatGCTTAACAAAATATTCCTGGAAAATGCACTGATCCAAATTTCTTTGGTTTATATATCACATTTAAGAACTATGCTTCAAATGTTAAGACTAAATTTTGATTGTTTATCACATGAAGACTTCTGGAACGTTGAGAAATATGCCTAGTGTTAAACTGCTCCGCATTTATATACACTTATGACATCTTGACCTGGCAACAAAGAAGCTAGTACagatattttgttaaattaccactggtttaaaaaaaaaaaaaaaaaaaaaaaaaaaagagcaactCAATGTTCTGCAAactaaaacaggaaaaacagatgCTATTCTCACTTCTGATCTAGGACATAattacagaaagaaaacataaaaataactaGTACAGCAGCGGCTACTTAGTCCATCACTCCATGACCTGGAGTGACTAGGCCTGGTGGACGTATAAACCACAGCTGTTTTTAAACTTATATTACACCAAAAACATTCAGCATGTCCTTACGCATTGAACAAAGGTGTAAACAAAACAGGCTCCTTTAGCCTCATAAGGCTGATGGGGGAGAGAAATACAGCTTGTTTAACTCAGAATTCtgctacaaataaaaacaaaacccagaacaCATAAAGCATAATTTCTGaaagataaaaacagacaaGTACAAAGATATCCATAAGTGTCCTATGTCTAAGTAGACCACAGTGAATTCATTCAGGAATGAAAATGTCTGTTGTATCTaaattttgttatttatgtgtTCGCATAAAAGGTTTGTTAGTGGAACAAAATTGGATTGGTCTCTGTATAGGAGATTAATGTGCCCTACTTAGAGCATGATGGATTTTCATTTGGCACAATACTAACTAAAACTGATTGGCCTACTAAGGCATTGGCCCACTAAATCATTTTGATTACAAATAACTGTTTTAACTCCACACTGAGAGTGACTGAAgatgttcatttaaaacagtacattttatgCTGAAACACACTATGGACTATTGGCTCTTGATGTGCTCTAGTTTCTGTGCATGTTGTTTAATTAAAGAATACAAAGCTACAGAATGAAAAAGCACAGTTATAGCAGACCAATATGCCACTGTACATAAAAATACCAAAGGAAGGCTATTTTTAAACTAGCACGGCACTGAAATAAGCAGAAGGGGCTTATTTTCCTCTTGTGTTATACTAGAGCATGTCATTTTTAGTCAATTAATGATTTAATTGACACATTCTGCTTTGGAGTAAGTAAAGTATATGGGAACCTCTGTCTAAGATACAAAGCTACCGTGGGAATGTAATGAATGCAAAACAGCCAAGCCTCACCTTATATCATGACCTACTACAAGATCAGACTCcactgcaaatgacaaattatgtttacatgtaaacGTTTACATCATAGCAGTTTGATTGAATATAAACGTTTCAAGATAAACCAATCCCAACATTACAGTACGGCAGCATTCCGGTGGCACCTAATGACGTTTCAGTGTGTTTGACAGGCACCAAGGACCATCAGCCGGGTCTTATCGCTCATTACCATGAGTTGTTGGCGCTAGGTCTGGGTCACACTGGGAGACATGTCCTCTGCTCTCTAAAGGGTGCCTTGGCTACAAGCCCACAGTtgatgcatgcatgcttgcagGAAGAAACAGTACATGGCAGAGTCTTTAAACAGCCACAGTGTCAACTACAGGACTATGGTGCAACTCATCAATTAAgacttttgctttttaaatatacCCATGAGTCTTTATATCACTAATGAAAAAGGACACGGTTATTCTAGCTAATGCCAAAACCTCAGACACCCTAACAATGAGAGCTAGGGTGAATATTTTATCCCTGTTTTCAGTGCACCAGAATGATTTCTTCTGAGTTATACCACAATCACCTTGCTCTTTGGTTACAGTTTACTAAGTTGTATGCACGTAATTTGTTTAAGCAGTATTACTTTCTGCACATACACCTCCCCAATTCTAAGACTTTTAGTTGTCTTTATAAACAAATTCACTCTTTTACTGTCATCTTTTTTGCTGCTGGTTGTAAAGTGAATGTTTTCTCCACTGATGTCTAAGGGGGGCAATTCAGTAATTCAAAATGGTAATTCTGGTAATAGAAAACTGAACCTGGATCTTGAcaaaatgcagaataaaaaatgtgtgtactTTACATCCGGGATCCATGAATCTGGAAAAgctgtgaaacagaaaaaagattGTGAGAACAAACAAAAGGCCTTTTCTACGATGAACAATTCAGTTAAAATTAACTCCACTTGTTTCACACcattaataatgaatatgtAAGTGGAATAAACACTTTGGCACaaggaaaaatgtttctccaGATGGAGATGTGGGTGAGGATGACGTTGACTAAATGGCATCTTATGGTGCTGAGACTGTTCTGAACAAGACAAGTCTTTTGTTATTTAGACAGCAGTTCTCAAACCCTGGCCACTAGCACTGTATTTATGCTATGTTAACACTCCACCAATGGTATGGTTTTAATGCAGTGGACTTGTAGgcaagtaaaaatataaataatacagatatgtagcagtgtgtgcactgttttGTGCGTGTAAACATACGTGGACATTTTTTAATAGAGGCTGTCTAGGCTGTTTCACTTCAAAATGGTTCCATGTTGAACCTACACATCAACTGAACTATGAACCTCAATATTGGAAGCCGTGAATTTAGAATGTAGCTTGGGTATAAAactatggtttaaaaaaatagacTAATCGCTCTTATAAAATACACCAGTGATACCAATATttgtaaacatgcaaaaattaccaaaaacaatatacagtatatacattttAACTTGTCCTTGCCAAACAATGTATGCTGTTTGATATAATGGAATACAACACCCCAGCATCCTCTTGGCCAGCAGTTGGAATTTCTACATCTACCACTGTGAAAAGAGCTAGCGTTTGTTCTCACCCATTCCTGTGATTGGAACAATGACACAAGTGTCCTTAATCTCTAAGCGACTCATTGGAGGtggcatttctctctctgtcctcctcctgttcctgctcctcctttgCTCCTTCCTCCTCTTGAGTCTCTGAAGTCTTGACATTTAATGGGTGACAGACAAAAAGAACCGCAACCACACAGTGgggtgaaaagaaaaacaaacaaacaaacaaaaaaaaacggaaTGAGCATGATCACCAAAAAAGATGTAGAGATGGACACCAaagtttttttatataaaaatactaTTACTAATATGATATGGAATGGGAAGgggcagtgataaaaaaaaaagtcaaaatgtaCTAAGAGGATATTCAGAGACTCCATAATATCAGGAATGATATTCAGTTTGTGAAGAGCACAGCACTGTGGCTCTGTGACCAGGTGAAACACAACAGTGATTGTGAGAAGTAAGGTCCAACCTTAGTTTTGTGGCTCTGCTCAGTGCCCAAGCCCCCAGCAGATGTTTGCAGCTCTTTGGACACCACACACAGGAATTCTGCTTGGTCCTCTGTGCCATAACTATAGGACGAGCCAATGTTTACCATCTACAATACAAAGGAggtagggggagagagggtCTTCCTATAAACAGGTACTCAAGACCCAAAGGTGTTGTGTTTATCAAGGTCAGACTGAATCAAACACTGGCAGTTATTTGAACACACATCATTAGTCTTAAGTTGGTCCAGGTTAGATCAGATCAGCCACCTTATAGacatattttacaaatgcaGTAACAGGAATGCCTATTGCAATTGCTCATGGGAATCTTAAGTTAGTAACCCTGGCAGCATATAAAATGCAGGTGCCATTTCAGATCCATGGGATATGACACTTGGCTCTGAGTTCTGGTGAGAGAATGGCACACTGGGGGCAGGGGATAGGATGTCAACTCAGTGTCAGTCCAACCCACAGTCCAGAGCAGTCCGGGGCGGGGCTTTCTGCAGGCACGCACGCTGACCTGCTCAAACTTCCAGCCGTCCGACATGGTGGACACCATCTGGGTCAGTTCCTCCTCCTGGCACTGCAGCACCCTGTAAACATGCTTTGGGGGTACCTGCTGTAGGTGtgacaaagagaaaaagggaTAGAGACTgacaaaagaggaaagaggTTAGCAAAAATCaaggcaaaatgtaaaaaaaaaccaacaacaaaaaaaaaaactccactAGCAGAGATGGAAATCAGCAGTGAAAGGTGCACTTGTAAAACCCCGGAGCAGAGTGCAGAAAGTGTGGGAGGGAGATTGAGGACTGTTGCCcaagagacagaagagtgaTGAGATACTGAGCTGTACAGCTGTATTATAAATCTGAAGGATTTCATCTGAAGGAGCTAAAATCCTCATAAAATTCTCAGGTCAAAGACATGTCAAAAATGAGAATCACTCAAGATATGGGTTTAATTTGGCGTGACACACACATAATTCATTACCTGAGAGGCTTTTGAGTCTCGTTCCAGAATCCTCTCTTTAATCAGTTTTATCAGTGGGGTTATGTTGTAGAACTCTGCCTCCTCCAAAACACCTAAGTGATAAACAAATGTGCCAAAGTATGATTGTGCTCTAAATGCCTTCTCAGTTTTGCTCATGTTTCAAACTGTACTTTATTGAAATAGTTTGAAAATATCCATAATACAAAACATACCTTCTTCAGCCAGTTCTTTGTTATAAACCAGTTTCCCATGTCGAAGGTAGTTGAGTATAGGACCAAAATATGTGGGATCTCTGTCAATAACATAGGCACCAGTTTCATCCTAGAGACAAAGATTCAGTCTTAGTCAGGTTTTCAGCAGTCTCATGGATTTAGCCTGGCACATTAAACATCTTTATCTAATTATACTAGACCCTGGAGAAGGGAAGCTTGTAAACAGTGTCGCTGAGGAACCATTAAAGGATGAAGAGCATATAGCTACAGAGAATGCATAACGTGACTGAGTGAAAGAGGTCATTTTAAACCCAAGAGCATACAGTGAGGCTGTAATTGTAGGCCACCACGGCACGTTTACTGTCATTGCCTCCCATGGCTGAGTGGCCGCTCCCTGCAATGAATTAACCTTAAGAGTTCAGTGGGACTCCCCTGGGGCCTGTTATATTCACTTCACTTGGCTTTTTCTTAGCTCAGAGATTAGGGCTCTCTTTTACATCATGCTGGGTGCAGGGGACATTACACAACCCAGCCCCATGTGGAGCTGAaagcaagcagagagagagacatagaaagCAAGAATGAGATCACACTGAGGACATAGATTGTAAGAGGATGAGGGAGTTTtgtagttttaaaaagaaatcccacagaaaaagacaaaacagatcCAGTTCAAATCCACAGCAACATACACAAATGACATTTCTTTTCACCATGTGAACATATGAAAGTACAAGATCAAACAAGGTCAGTGCACTGAAACACTTCTGTAATAGATTAGCAACCATcccacaaccacacaaaaaacagacacCACCACACTGGTCACAACTTGACTTGACAGCAGACATGACAACACTTGCACAGGAGACCCTCCTTGTTTCAGACAGTTGGTGGGTGAGCTCCAACTCCAGTATGTAAGAGATTTAGCACAGTAAGAGCCCTTATATTACATTCACACTTCCTCAAACAAGGGTAATTCCAGAGGAGACGTGTGGCCAACGAGTCAATGCttgtcctgttttgtttttttttcattttttttgctctctgcaATTGCACACGGAAATATGAAGAGCGACTCCCTGTAGCCAACCACCTGCATCCCATAGGAGCTACATGGTAGGCAAACAAAGCGCTTGTTTATATCAAC
Proteins encoded in this window:
- the kctd17 gene encoding BTB/POZ domain-containing protein KCTD5 isoform X5, which translates into the protein MASEEKRKPGPRVLTESASLSTHSNHNNNNNNNNNNNKDSDGNEGTTTATSASVESSGTENIIVGNGSGVSTAGGNNGKWVRLNVGGTVFLTTRQTLLKEQTSFLYRLCQQHDLHSDTDETGAYVIDRDPTYFGPILNYLRHGKLVYNKELAEEGVLEEAEFYNITPLIKLIKERILERDSKASQQVPPKHVYRVLQCQEEELTQMVSTMSDGWKFEQVSVRACRKPRPGLLWTMVNIGSSYSYGTEDQAEFLCVVSKELQTSAGGLGTEQSHKTKLFQIHGSRM
- the kctd17 gene encoding BTB/POZ domain-containing protein KCTD5 isoform X1 yields the protein MASEEKRKPGPRVLTESASLSTHSNHNNNNNNNNNNNKDSDGNEGTTTATSASVESSGTENIIVGNGSGVSTAGGNNGKWVRLNVGGTVFLTTRQTLLKEQTSFLYRLCQQHDLHSDTDETGAYVIDRDPTYFGPILNYLRHGKLVYNKELAEEGVLEEAEFYNITPLIKLIKERILERDSKASQQVPPKHVYRVLQCQEEELTQMVSTMSDGWKFEQVSVRACRKPRPGLLWTMVNIGSSYSYGTEDQAEFLCVVSKELQTSAGGLGTEQSHKTKTSETQEEEGAKEEQEQEEDRERNATSNESLRD
- the kctd17 gene encoding BTB/POZ domain-containing protein KCTD5 isoform X3, giving the protein MASEEKRKPGPRVLTESASLSTHSNHNNNNNNNNNNNKDSDGNEGTTTATSASVESSGTENIIVGNGSGVSTAGGNNGKWVRLNVGGTVFLTTRQTLLKEQTSFLYRLCQQHDLHSDTDETGAYVIDRDPTYFGPILNYLRHGKLVYNKELAEEGVLEEAEFYNITPLIKLIKERILERDSKASQQVPPKHVYRVLQCQEEELTQMVSTMSDGWKFEQMVNIGSSYSYGTEDQAEFLCVVSKELQTSAGGLGTEQSHKTKTSETQEEEGAKEEQEQEEDRERNATSNESLRD
- the kctd17 gene encoding BTB/POZ domain-containing protein KCTD5 isoform X4, whose amino-acid sequence is MASEEKRKPGPRVLTESASLSTHSNHNNNNNNNNNNNKDSDGNEGTTTATSASVESSGTENIIVGNGSGVSTAGGNNGKWVRLNVGGTVFLTTRQTLLKEQTSFLYRLCQQHDLHSDTDETGAYVIDRDPTYFGPILNYLRHGKLVYNKELAEEGVLEEAEFYNITPLIKLIKERILERDSKASQVPPKHVYRVLQCQEEELTQMVSTMSDGWKFEQMVNIGSSYSYGTEDQAEFLCVVSKELQTSAGGLGTEQSHKTKTSETQEEEGAKEEQEQEEDRERNATSNESLRD
- the kctd17 gene encoding BTB/POZ domain-containing protein KCTD5 isoform X2; the protein is MASEEKRKPGPRVLTESASLSTHSNHNNNNNNNNNNNKDSDGNEGTTTATSASVESSGTENIIVGNGSGVSTAGGNNGKWVRLNVGGTVFLTTRQTLLKEQTSFLYRLCQQHDLHSDTDETGAYVIDRDPTYFGPILNYLRHGKLVYNKELAEEGVLEEAEFYNITPLIKLIKERILERDSKASQVPPKHVYRVLQCQEEELTQMVSTMSDGWKFEQVSVRACRKPRPGLLWTMVNIGSSYSYGTEDQAEFLCVVSKELQTSAGGLGTEQSHKTKTSETQEEEGAKEEQEQEEDRERNATSNESLRD
- the kctd17 gene encoding BTB/POZ domain-containing protein KCTD5 isoform X6, which gives rise to MASEEKRKPGPRVLTESASLSTHSNHNNNNNNNNNNNKDSDGNEGTTTATSASVESSGTENIIVGNGSGVSTAGGNNGKWVRLNVGGTVFLTTRQTLLKEQTSFLYRLCQQHDLHSDTDETGAYVIDRDPTYFGPILNYLRHGKLVYNKELAEEGVLEEAEFYNITPLIKLIKERILERDSKASQQVPPKHVYRVLQCQEEELTQMVSTMSDGWKFEQVSVRACRKPRPGLLWTMVNIGSSYSYGTEDQAEFLCVVSKELQTSAGGLGTEQSHKTK